One region of Miscanthus floridulus cultivar M001 chromosome 19, ASM1932011v1, whole genome shotgun sequence genomic DNA includes:
- the LOC136526733 gene encoding probable peroxygenase 5 isoform X2 encodes MAAKPAETTPGSNDSSSSSSSMADVYKGELTPLQRHVAFFDRNKDGIIYPSETYQGFRAIGAGVPLSAFSSVFINGLLGPKTVPENEKAPGFKLPIYVKNIQKGKHGSDSGVYDANGRFVPEKFEEIFKKHAHTRPDALTGKELKELLKANREPNDFKGWLGGFTEWKVLYSLCKDEKGFLHKDTVRAVYDGSLFEKLEHERKSKESTKKK; translated from the exons ATGGCCGCCAAACCTGCAGAGACGACGCCTG GGAGCaacgactcctcctcctcctcctcgtccatgGCGGACGTGTACAAAGGCGAGCTGACGCCGCTGCAGAGGCACGTCGCCTTCTTCGACAGGAACAAGGACGGCATCATCTATCCCTCTGAGACATACCAAG GGTTCCGCGCCATCGGGGCCGGCGTCCCCTTGTCTGCCTTCAGCTCCGTCTTCATCAACGGCCTCCTTGGACCCAAGACCGTACCG GAGAACGAGAAAGCACCAGGTTTCAAGCTCCCCATCTACGTGAAGAACATCCAAAAGGGAAAGCACGGAAGTGATTCGGGCGTGTACGATGCCAATGGAAG GTTCGTTCCTGAAAAATTTGAGGAGATCTTCAAGAAGCATGCCCACACCAGGCCTGATGCCCTGACGGGCAAAGAGCTGAAGGAGCTGCTGAAAGCAAACAGGGAGCCTAATGACTTCAAAGGATG GCTAGGTGGTTTCACGGAGTGGAAGGTGCTCTACTCCCTATGCAAAGATGAGAAAGGGTTTCTTCACAAGGACACTGTCAGGGCCGTCTACGATGGCAGTCTGTTTGAAAAGTTGGAACATGAGAGGAAGTCTAAGGAGTCTACTAAGAAGAAATGA
- the LOC136526733 gene encoding probable peroxygenase 5 isoform X1: MAAKPAETTPGSNDSSSSSSSMADVYKGELTPLQRHVAFFDRNKDGIIYPSETYQGFRAIGAGVPLSAFSSVFINGLLGPKTVPMQKLNSFWRRLVPCQFQENEKAPGFKLPIYVKNIQKGKHGSDSGVYDANGRFVPEKFEEIFKKHAHTRPDALTGKELKELLKANREPNDFKGWLGGFTEWKVLYSLCKDEKGFLHKDTVRAVYDGSLFEKLEHERKSKESTKKK; encoded by the exons ATGGCCGCCAAACCTGCAGAGACGACGCCTG GGAGCaacgactcctcctcctcctcctcgtccatgGCGGACGTGTACAAAGGCGAGCTGACGCCGCTGCAGAGGCACGTCGCCTTCTTCGACAGGAACAAGGACGGCATCATCTATCCCTCTGAGACATACCAAG GGTTCCGCGCCATCGGGGCCGGCGTCCCCTTGTCTGCCTTCAGCTCCGTCTTCATCAACGGCCTCCTTGGACCCAAGACCGTACCG ATGCAGAAATTGAACTCTTTCTGGCGTCGGCTCGTTCCATGTCAATTTCAGGAGAACGAGAAAGCACCAGGTTTCAAGCTCCCCATCTACGTGAAGAACATCCAAAAGGGAAAGCACGGAAGTGATTCGGGCGTGTACGATGCCAATGGAAG GTTCGTTCCTGAAAAATTTGAGGAGATCTTCAAGAAGCATGCCCACACCAGGCCTGATGCCCTGACGGGCAAAGAGCTGAAGGAGCTGCTGAAAGCAAACAGGGAGCCTAATGACTTCAAAGGATG GCTAGGTGGTTTCACGGAGTGGAAGGTGCTCTACTCCCTATGCAAAGATGAGAAAGGGTTTCTTCACAAGGACACTGTCAGGGCCGTCTACGATGGCAGTCTGTTTGAAAAGTTGGAACATGAGAGGAAGTCTAAGGAGTCTACTAAGAAGAAATGA
- the LOC136528830 gene encoding 1-aminocyclopropane-1-carboxylate oxidase homolog 1-like isoform X3 produces the protein MASPSPPAPQSDRAALLKAFDEARTGVRGLVESGVSSVPALFVHPDPYASAPLAPPGVSIPVVDLSLPAPLAAAAAAEAARSWGFFHLVNHHQALGGVPEDYPARALAAVRAFNELPAAERAAHYGRAMPGGVSYSSNVDLYRAPAASWRDTIQIAFGPDRPDPARIPAVCRDEVLQWDAHATAVGRAVLGLLSEGLGLGSSRLEAASCLEGKVMVCHYYPVCPEPERTMGLVPHSDPGVLTVLAQDAIGGLQVKQSDDDGTSRWVDVKPVPGALVINVGDLLQEPLGTLVLGGDHLISYRVVRAVSEKLGGPVDIFHLDKYPDVYDCFEGNIYSHASSFVSRRLLQKLGEGVNGVCVS, from the exons ATGGCATCCCCCTCTCCTCCGGCGCCGCAGTCCGACCGCGCCGCGCTCCTCAAGGCCTTCGACGAGGCGCGCACGGGTGTCCGCGGCCTCGTCGAGTCCGGCGTCTCCTCCGTCCCCGCGCTCTTCGTCCATCCGGACCCCTACGCCTCCGCGCCCCTCGCGCCGCCGGGCGTCTCAATCCCCGTCGTCGACCTCTCCCTCCCCGCGCccctcgctgccgccgccgcagccgaggCCGCCCGCAGCTGGGGCTTCTTCCACCTCGTCAACCACCACCAGGCCCTCGGCGGCGTCCCCGAGGACTACCCCGCGCGGGCGctcgccgccgtgcgcgccttcAACGAGCTCCCGGCCGCCGAGCGCGCCGCGCACTACGGCCGCGCCATGCCCGGTGGGGTCTCCTACTCCTCCAACGTCGACCTGTACCGGGCCCCCGCCGCGAGCTGGCGCGACACCATCCAGATCGCGTTCGGGCCCGATCGGCCCGACCCGGCGCGCATCCCGGCCGTCTGCCGCGACGAGGTCCTCCAGTGGGACGCGCACGCCACCGCCGTCGGGCGCGCCGTGCTGGGTCTCCTTTCGGAGGGGCTCGGGCTCGGATCCTCGAGGCTGGAGGCGGCTTCCTGCCTGGAGGGCAAGGTTATGGTGTGTCATTACTATCCAGTGTGCCCTGAGCCCGAGCGCACCATGGGCCTTGTCCCGCACTCAGACCCTGGCGTACTCACCGTCCTGGCGCAGGATGCTATCGGTGGCCTGCAGGTGAAACAAAGCGATGATGATGGGACGAGCCGCTGGGTGGATGTGAAGCCTGTGCCGGGTGCGCTTGTaatcaacgtcggggacctcttGCAG GAGCCTCTTGGAACGTTGGTGTTGGGAGGCGATCACTTGATATCGTATCGAGTGGTTAGAGCCGTGTCTGAAAAGCTTGGAGGACCTGTTGACATTTTTCATCTTGATAAATATCCAGATGTCTATGATTGTTTTGAAGGAAACATTTATTCACATGCCTCTTCATTTGTCAGCAGGAGACTGCTACAG AAACTTGGGGAAGGTGTAAACGGAGTGTGTGTCAGTTGA
- the LOC136528830 gene encoding 1-aminocyclopropane-1-carboxylate oxidase homolog 4-like isoform X1: protein MASPSPPAPQSDRAALLKAFDEARTGVRGLVESGVSSVPALFVHPDPYASAPLAPPGVSIPVVDLSLPAPLAAAAAAEAARSWGFFHLVNHHQALGGVPEDYPARALAAVRAFNELPAAERAAHYGRAMPGGVSYSSNVDLYRAPAASWRDTIQIAFGPDRPDPARIPAVCRDEVLQWDAHATAVGRAVLGLLSEGLGLGSSRLEAASCLEGKVMVCHYYPVCPEPERTMGLVPHSDPGVLTVLAQDAIGGLQVKQSDDDGTSRWVDVKPVPGALVINVGDLLQIMSNDTYKSVDHRVIMNTREEARVSIAIFFNPGKRGDTIFYGPLPELVSSDSPPKFRNFTMSEFLGAFFRRDLASRALVEHFKLAAHCCVGASWNVGVGRRSLDIVSSG from the exons ATGGCATCCCCCTCTCCTCCGGCGCCGCAGTCCGACCGCGCCGCGCTCCTCAAGGCCTTCGACGAGGCGCGCACGGGTGTCCGCGGCCTCGTCGAGTCCGGCGTCTCCTCCGTCCCCGCGCTCTTCGTCCATCCGGACCCCTACGCCTCCGCGCCCCTCGCGCCGCCGGGCGTCTCAATCCCCGTCGTCGACCTCTCCCTCCCCGCGCccctcgctgccgccgccgcagccgaggCCGCCCGCAGCTGGGGCTTCTTCCACCTCGTCAACCACCACCAGGCCCTCGGCGGCGTCCCCGAGGACTACCCCGCGCGGGCGctcgccgccgtgcgcgccttcAACGAGCTCCCGGCCGCCGAGCGCGCCGCGCACTACGGCCGCGCCATGCCCGGTGGGGTCTCCTACTCCTCCAACGTCGACCTGTACCGGGCCCCCGCCGCGAGCTGGCGCGACACCATCCAGATCGCGTTCGGGCCCGATCGGCCCGACCCGGCGCGCATCCCGGCCGTCTGCCGCGACGAGGTCCTCCAGTGGGACGCGCACGCCACCGCCGTCGGGCGCGCCGTGCTGGGTCTCCTTTCGGAGGGGCTCGGGCTCGGATCCTCGAGGCTGGAGGCGGCTTCCTGCCTGGAGGGCAAGGTTATGGTGTGTCATTACTATCCAGTGTGCCCTGAGCCCGAGCGCACCATGGGCCTTGTCCCGCACTCAGACCCTGGCGTACTCACCGTCCTGGCGCAGGATGCTATCGGTGGCCTGCAGGTGAAACAAAGCGATGATGATGGGACGAGCCGCTGGGTGGATGTGAAGCCTGTGCCGGGTGCGCTTGTaatcaacgtcggggacctcttGCAG ATCATGTCTAATGATACGTACAAGAGCGTTGACCATCGTGTGATTATGAATACACGAGAAGAAGCAAGAGTTTCAATCGCAATATTTTTCAATCCTGGCAAGAGAGGGGACACAATTTTTTATGGGCCACTACCAGAGCTTGTTTCTTCAGATAGTCCACCAAAGTTCAGGAATTTTACCATGTCTGAGTTTCTGGGGGCCTTCTTTAGACGAGACCTTGCCAGCAGAGCTCTGGTTGAGCACTTCAAATT AGCGGCACACTGTTGTGTAGGAGCCTCTTGGAACGTTGGTGTTGGGAGGCGATCACTTGATATCGTATCGAGTGGTTAG
- the LOC136528830 gene encoding 1-aminocyclopropane-1-carboxylate oxidase homolog 1-like isoform X4: MASPSPPAPQSDRAALLKAFDEARTGVRGLVESGVSSVPALFVHPDPYASAPLAPPGVSIPVVDLSLPAPLAAAAAAEAARSWGFFHLVNHHQALGGVPEDYPARALAAVRAFNELPAAERAAHYGRAMPGGVSYSSNVDLYRAPAASWRDTIQIAFGPDRPDPARIPAVCRDEVLQWDAHATAVGRAVLGLLSEGLGLGSSRLEAASCLEGKVMVCHYYPVCPEPERTMGLVPHSDPGVLTVLAQDAIGGLQVKQSDDDGTSRWVDVKPVPGALVINVGDLLQSGTLLCRSLLERWCWEAIT; encoded by the exons ATGGCATCCCCCTCTCCTCCGGCGCCGCAGTCCGACCGCGCCGCGCTCCTCAAGGCCTTCGACGAGGCGCGCACGGGTGTCCGCGGCCTCGTCGAGTCCGGCGTCTCCTCCGTCCCCGCGCTCTTCGTCCATCCGGACCCCTACGCCTCCGCGCCCCTCGCGCCGCCGGGCGTCTCAATCCCCGTCGTCGACCTCTCCCTCCCCGCGCccctcgctgccgccgccgcagccgaggCCGCCCGCAGCTGGGGCTTCTTCCACCTCGTCAACCACCACCAGGCCCTCGGCGGCGTCCCCGAGGACTACCCCGCGCGGGCGctcgccgccgtgcgcgccttcAACGAGCTCCCGGCCGCCGAGCGCGCCGCGCACTACGGCCGCGCCATGCCCGGTGGGGTCTCCTACTCCTCCAACGTCGACCTGTACCGGGCCCCCGCCGCGAGCTGGCGCGACACCATCCAGATCGCGTTCGGGCCCGATCGGCCCGACCCGGCGCGCATCCCGGCCGTCTGCCGCGACGAGGTCCTCCAGTGGGACGCGCACGCCACCGCCGTCGGGCGCGCCGTGCTGGGTCTCCTTTCGGAGGGGCTCGGGCTCGGATCCTCGAGGCTGGAGGCGGCTTCCTGCCTGGAGGGCAAGGTTATGGTGTGTCATTACTATCCAGTGTGCCCTGAGCCCGAGCGCACCATGGGCCTTGTCCCGCACTCAGACCCTGGCGTACTCACCGTCCTGGCGCAGGATGCTATCGGTGGCCTGCAGGTGAAACAAAGCGATGATGATGGGACGAGCCGCTGGGTGGATGTGAAGCCTGTGCCGGGTGCGCTTGTaatcaacgtcggggacctcttGCAG AGCGGCACACTGTTGTGTAGGAGCCTCTTGGAACGTTGGTGTTGGGAGGCGATCACTTGA
- the LOC136528830 gene encoding 1-aminocyclopropane-1-carboxylate oxidase homolog 4-like isoform X2, whose product MASPSPPAPQSDRAALLKAFDEARTGVRGLVESGVSSVPALFVHPDPYASAPLAPPGVSIPVVDLSLPAPLAAAAAAEAARSWGFFHLVNHHQALGGVPEDYPARALAAVRAFNELPAAERAAHYGRAMPGGVSYSSNVDLYRAPAASWRDTIQIAFGPDRPDPARIPAVCRDEVLQWDAHATAVGRAVLGLLSEGLGLGSSRLEAASCLEGKVMVCHYYPVCPEPERTMGLVPHSDPGVLTVLAQDAIGGLQVKQSDDDGTSRWVDVKPVPGALVINVGDLLQIMSNDTYKSVDHRVIMNTREEARVSIAIFFNPGKRGDTIFYGPLPELVSSDSPPKFRNFTMSEFLGAFFRRDLASRALVEHFKLSLLERWCWEAIT is encoded by the exons ATGGCATCCCCCTCTCCTCCGGCGCCGCAGTCCGACCGCGCCGCGCTCCTCAAGGCCTTCGACGAGGCGCGCACGGGTGTCCGCGGCCTCGTCGAGTCCGGCGTCTCCTCCGTCCCCGCGCTCTTCGTCCATCCGGACCCCTACGCCTCCGCGCCCCTCGCGCCGCCGGGCGTCTCAATCCCCGTCGTCGACCTCTCCCTCCCCGCGCccctcgctgccgccgccgcagccgaggCCGCCCGCAGCTGGGGCTTCTTCCACCTCGTCAACCACCACCAGGCCCTCGGCGGCGTCCCCGAGGACTACCCCGCGCGGGCGctcgccgccgtgcgcgccttcAACGAGCTCCCGGCCGCCGAGCGCGCCGCGCACTACGGCCGCGCCATGCCCGGTGGGGTCTCCTACTCCTCCAACGTCGACCTGTACCGGGCCCCCGCCGCGAGCTGGCGCGACACCATCCAGATCGCGTTCGGGCCCGATCGGCCCGACCCGGCGCGCATCCCGGCCGTCTGCCGCGACGAGGTCCTCCAGTGGGACGCGCACGCCACCGCCGTCGGGCGCGCCGTGCTGGGTCTCCTTTCGGAGGGGCTCGGGCTCGGATCCTCGAGGCTGGAGGCGGCTTCCTGCCTGGAGGGCAAGGTTATGGTGTGTCATTACTATCCAGTGTGCCCTGAGCCCGAGCGCACCATGGGCCTTGTCCCGCACTCAGACCCTGGCGTACTCACCGTCCTGGCGCAGGATGCTATCGGTGGCCTGCAGGTGAAACAAAGCGATGATGATGGGACGAGCCGCTGGGTGGATGTGAAGCCTGTGCCGGGTGCGCTTGTaatcaacgtcggggacctcttGCAG ATCATGTCTAATGATACGTACAAGAGCGTTGACCATCGTGTGATTATGAATACACGAGAAGAAGCAAGAGTTTCAATCGCAATATTTTTCAATCCTGGCAAGAGAGGGGACACAATTTTTTATGGGCCACTACCAGAGCTTGTTTCTTCAGATAGTCCACCAAAGTTCAGGAATTTTACCATGTCTGAGTTTCTGGGGGCCTTCTTTAGACGAGACCTTGCCAGCAGAGCTCTGGTTGAGCACTTCAAATT GAGCCTCTTGGAACGTTGGTGTTGGGAGGCGATCACTTGA